One window from the genome of Microbulbifer pacificus encodes:
- the prmA gene encoding 50S ribosomal protein L11 methyltransferase: MPWLQLRVNTTRDQAEKIENALLFAGAVSVTLEDNADQPILEPGLGETPLWDQTLVTGLFDAEVDTGVTEAKVSSYLCELFTGARWEQLEDKDWEREWMSHYKPIQCGDNLWICPSWCEPPAPQAVNIMLDPGLAFGTGTHPTTFLCLQWLAGEPVQGKTAIDYGCGSGILGIATLLLGADSALGTDIDPQALIASRDNAMRNGIDPERFPVYLPEKTPPASEASADIMLANILAGPLVELAPQLIERTKAGGRICLSGILASQAERVKSAYSQWIDFDADAEKEEWVRLSGTRIR, translated from the coding sequence ATGCCCTGGCTCCAATTACGTGTAAACACCACCCGCGATCAGGCGGAAAAAATCGAGAATGCCCTGCTGTTCGCCGGCGCCGTCTCGGTAACCCTGGAAGACAACGCCGACCAGCCCATCCTCGAACCGGGGCTCGGCGAGACACCGCTGTGGGACCAGACCCTGGTCACAGGCCTGTTCGATGCCGAAGTCGATACTGGCGTCACCGAGGCCAAGGTCTCCTCGTACCTGTGCGAACTGTTCACCGGTGCCCGCTGGGAGCAGCTCGAAGACAAGGACTGGGAGCGGGAGTGGATGAGCCACTACAAGCCCATCCAGTGCGGCGACAACCTGTGGATCTGTCCCAGCTGGTGCGAACCGCCGGCGCCGCAAGCCGTCAACATCATGCTCGACCCGGGCCTCGCCTTCGGCACCGGTACTCATCCCACCACCTTCCTGTGCCTGCAGTGGCTCGCCGGCGAACCGGTGCAAGGCAAGACTGCCATCGACTATGGCTGCGGCTCGGGCATCCTCGGTATCGCAACCCTGCTACTTGGCGCCGACAGCGCGCTCGGCACCGATATCGACCCACAGGCACTGATCGCCAGCCGCGACAATGCCATGCGCAATGGCATCGACCCCGAGCGCTTCCCGGTCTATCTGCCCGAGAAAACCCCTCCCGCCAGTGAGGCCAGCGCCGACATCATGCTCGCCAACATCCTTGCCGGCCCCCTGGTCGAGCTGGCGCCACAGCTGATTGAGCGCACGAAAGCGGGCGGCCGTATCTGCCTCTCCGGCATTCTCGCCAGCCAGGCGGAGCGGGTGAAGTCCGCCTACAGCCAGTGGATCGACTTTGATGCGGATGCTGAGAAGGAGGAGTGGGTGCGCCTGAGCGGAACGCGGATCAGGTAA